Proteins encoded by one window of Streptomyces sp. NBC_01571:
- a CDS encoding bifunctional uroporphyrinogen-III C-methyltransferase/uroporphyrinogen-III synthase, with translation MSPTNLPAGPEHGHVTFLGAGPGDPGLLTLRAVEALANADVLVAGHEVLDVVRTHARQNVAVLNTDTETAFGTSAGPYSGTGASQSAVVDAVSAAVGDPASRDAANLVMEAARGGKRVVRAVSGDPGLDTYAAEEMLACAAAGVPFEVVPGVAAAVGVPAYAGVPLRDAQGADVRFVDARTASDRCWTEVGASDGTVVVSATLDSVAAAAGELVASGRKPDTPMSVTVAGTTTRQRTWSATLGTIAQTLKQAKVLPSPDGGRPVIAVVGERSAAAQRDQLSWFESKPLFGWKVLVPRTKEQAASLSDQLRSYGAVPHEVPTIAVEPPRTPQQMERAVKGLVTGRYEWIAFTSVNAVKAVREKFEEYGLDARAFAGIKVAAVGEQTARALVAFGVKPDLVPSGEQSAAGLLDDWPPYDPVFDPIDRVFLPRADIATETLVAGLIELGWEVDDVTAYRTVRASPPPAETREAIKGGGFDAVLFTSSSTVRNLVGIAGKPHNVTVIACIGPATAKTAEEHGLRVDVMAPEPSVHKLAEALADFGLRRRAAAAEAGDPVTRPSERRPGARRRRAT, from the coding sequence TTGAGCCCCACCAACCTTCCCGCCGGTCCCGAACACGGGCACGTCACCTTCCTCGGTGCCGGACCCGGAGATCCGGGACTACTGACACTGCGCGCCGTGGAGGCGCTGGCGAACGCGGACGTCCTCGTCGCCGGGCACGAGGTGCTCGACGTCGTGCGTACGCACGCCAGGCAGAACGTCGCCGTGCTGAACACGGATACGGAGACGGCTTTCGGCACGTCAGCCGGTCCGTACTCGGGCACGGGCGCGTCCCAGTCAGCGGTTGTTGACGCCGTGTCAGCAGCCGTTGGTGACCCCGCGTCGAGGGACGCTGCCAATCTTGTCATGGAGGCCGCGCGGGGCGGCAAGCGGGTCGTGCGTGCGGTGTCCGGTGACCCCGGGCTCGACACGTACGCCGCCGAGGAGATGCTGGCCTGCGCCGCCGCGGGCGTGCCGTTCGAGGTCGTGCCCGGTGTCGCGGCGGCCGTGGGCGTGCCCGCGTACGCCGGTGTGCCGCTGCGGGACGCGCAGGGCGCGGACGTGCGGTTCGTCGACGCGCGGACGGCCTCCGACCGGTGCTGGACCGAGGTCGGGGCGTCGGACGGCACGGTCGTCGTGTCGGCGACGCTCGACTCCGTGGCCGCGGCCGCGGGAGAGCTCGTCGCGTCGGGCCGCAAGCCCGATACGCCGATGTCGGTGACGGTCGCGGGTACGACCACGCGTCAGCGGACCTGGTCGGCCACGCTCGGGACCATCGCGCAGACCCTGAAGCAGGCCAAGGTGCTGCCGTCCCCGGACGGCGGACGGCCGGTGATAGCCGTGGTCGGTGAGCGTTCCGCCGCCGCCCAGCGCGACCAGTTGTCGTGGTTCGAGTCCAAGCCGCTGTTCGGCTGGAAGGTGCTCGTGCCGCGCACGAAGGAGCAGGCGGCTTCGCTCTCCGACCAACTGCGTTCGTACGGCGCCGTGCCGCACGAGGTGCCCACGATCGCCGTCGAACCGCCGCGTACGCCGCAGCAGATGGAGCGTGCGGTCAAGGGGCTCGTCACCGGGCGGTACGAGTGGATCGCCTTCACGTCGGTCAACGCGGTGAAGGCGGTGCGGGAGAAGTTCGAGGAGTACGGGCTCGACGCGCGGGCCTTCGCCGGGATCAAGGTCGCGGCGGTGGGCGAGCAGACGGCGAGGGCGCTGGTCGCCTTCGGTGTGAAGCCGGACCTGGTGCCGAGCGGGGAGCAGTCCGCGGCCGGGCTGCTGGACGACTGGCCGCCGTACGACCCGGTGTTCGACCCGATCGACCGGGTGTTCCTGCCGCGGGCCGACATCGCCACCGAGACGCTGGTCGCGGGGCTCATCGAGCTGGGCTGGGAGGTCGACGACGTCACGGCCTACCGGACCGTGCGGGCGTCGCCGCCGCCGGCGGAGACCCGTGAGGCGATCAAGGGCGGTGGCTTCGACGCCGTTCTGTTCACGTCCTCGTCGACGGTGCGGAACCTGGTCGGTATCGCGGGCAAGCCGCACAACGTGACGGTGATCGCGTGCATCGGCCCCGCCACCGCCAAGACGGCGGAGGAGCACGGGCTGCGGGTCGATGTCATGGCTCCGGAGCCGTCGGTGCACAAGCTGGCGGAGGCGTTGGCGGACTTCGGGCTGCGGCGGCGGGCTGCCGCGGCGGAGGCCGGGGATCCGGTGACGCGGCCCAGTGAGCGGCGGCCGGGGGCGCGGAGGCGGCGGGCTACGTAG
- a CDS encoding redox-sensing transcriptional repressor Rex yields the protein MATGRTHRPATRSRGIPEATVARLPLYLRALTALSERSVPTVSSEELAAAAGVNSAKLRKDFSYLGSYGTRGVGYDVEYLVYQISRELGLTQDWPVVIVGIGNLGAALANYGGFASRGFRVAALIDADPEMAGKQVAGIAVQHSDGLEKIIDENGVSIGVITTPPGVAQQVCDRLVAAGVTSILNFAPTVLSVPDGVDVRKVDLSIELQILAFHEQRKAGEEAEAQAGAAAQAAARENNGKGPDGDVPAVMPA from the coding sequence GTGGCAACTGGCCGAACTCACCGACCGGCGACCCGCAGCCGAGGAATTCCCGAGGCCACCGTCGCCCGTCTTCCGCTGTACCTCCGAGCCCTCACCGCACTGTCGGAGCGCTCGGTCCCCACGGTCTCCTCCGAGGAGCTCGCGGCCGCGGCGGGGGTCAACTCCGCGAAGCTGCGCAAGGACTTCTCCTACCTGGGCTCCTACGGGACGCGCGGTGTGGGGTACGACGTCGAGTATCTCGTCTACCAGATCTCCCGCGAGCTGGGCCTGACCCAGGACTGGCCGGTAGTGATCGTCGGCATCGGTAATCTCGGCGCCGCGCTGGCCAACTACGGAGGGTTCGCGTCCCGCGGCTTCCGGGTCGCCGCGCTGATCGACGCCGATCCGGAGATGGCCGGAAAGCAGGTCGCGGGCATCGCCGTGCAGCACAGCGACGGCCTGGAGAAGATCATCGACGAGAACGGCGTCTCCATCGGCGTCATCACCACCCCGCCGGGCGTGGCCCAGCAGGTCTGCGACCGTCTGGTCGCGGCCGGGGTCACCTCCATCCTGAACTTCGCGCCGACCGTCCTGTCCGTCCCGGACGGCGTCGACGTGCGCAAGGTCGACCTCTCGATCGAACTCCAGATCCTCGCCTTCCACGAGCAGCGCAAGGCCGGCGAGGAGGCCGAGGCCCAGGCCGGTGCCGCCGCCCAGGCCGCCGCCCGGGAGAACAACGGCAAAGGACCCGACGGGGACGTTCCCGCCGTGATGCCGGCATGA
- a CDS encoding glutamyl-tRNA reductase: MSLLVVGLSHRSAPVSVLERATLTADAQAKLVQDTVAAEPAAEAAVLATCNRIELYADVDKFHAGVAELSTLLAQHSGVGLEELTPHLYVHYEDRAVHHLFSVACGLDSMVVGEGQILGQIKDALAASQELHTAGRLLNDLFQQALRVGKRAHSETGIDRAGQSLVTFGLEQLSSGAPVDVWAKGKRALVIGAGSMSSLAAATLARAGVAEIVIANRTPDRAQRLAQILNENEGGASDVTARAVPMDAVPVELTRADVAVSCTGATGLVLTAESVMAAVSGRTGQGAVQGAGSARTASGTAVDGHAPLAPTSVGTEDGCPLDVSTVQGTAGFSVLGEAAVAGMAAAELEQHAAWVDKGDAAARAPRAAGLLDPEADTEAIAALAAAVAAVGRVPERRRPEPVAEAPRRAPALALLDLAMPRDIDAAVHRLLGVRLVDIESLAEASADAPMAADVDQVRRIVSDEVAAFSAAQRAAHITPTVVALRTMAADLVASEIARLDGRLPDLDDKQRGEITQTVRRVVDKLLHAPTVRVKQLAAEPGGAGYADALRTLFDLDPETVASVSRAENNTENAKNRGRA; the protein is encoded by the coding sequence ATGAGTCTCCTCGTCGTCGGGCTGAGCCACCGCAGCGCCCCGGTCAGCGTCCTCGAGCGGGCCACGCTGACCGCGGACGCGCAGGCCAAGCTGGTCCAGGACACCGTCGCCGCCGAGCCGGCCGCCGAAGCCGCGGTGCTCGCCACCTGCAACCGCATCGAGCTGTACGCCGACGTGGACAAGTTCCACGCGGGCGTCGCCGAGCTGTCCACGCTGCTCGCCCAGCACAGCGGGGTCGGGCTCGAGGAGCTCACCCCCCACCTCTACGTGCACTACGAGGACCGGGCCGTCCACCACCTCTTCTCGGTGGCGTGCGGGCTGGATTCGATGGTCGTGGGCGAGGGCCAGATCCTCGGCCAGATCAAGGACGCCCTGGCGGCCTCGCAGGAGCTGCACACCGCGGGCCGTCTGCTGAACGACCTGTTCCAGCAGGCGCTGCGGGTCGGCAAGCGGGCGCACTCCGAGACCGGCATCGACCGGGCCGGGCAGTCCCTGGTCACCTTCGGCCTGGAACAGCTGTCCTCGGGTGCCCCCGTCGACGTCTGGGCCAAGGGCAAGCGGGCCCTCGTCATCGGGGCCGGCTCCATGTCCTCGCTGGCCGCGGCGACGCTCGCGCGCGCCGGGGTCGCCGAGATCGTCATCGCCAACCGCACGCCGGACCGCGCGCAGCGCCTCGCCCAGATCCTCAACGAGAACGAGGGCGGCGCCTCGGACGTGACGGCCCGCGCGGTACCGATGGACGCGGTTCCGGTCGAGCTGACACGTGCCGATGTCGCCGTCTCCTGCACCGGCGCGACGGGACTCGTCCTGACGGCCGAGTCGGTCATGGCGGCCGTGTCGGGACGCACGGGGCAGGGTGCCGTTCAGGGCGCCGGCTCCGCTCGTACGGCGTCGGGCACGGCCGTGGACGGCCACGCGCCGCTCGCGCCCACGAGCGTCGGCACCGAGGACGGCTGTCCGCTCGACGTGTCCACCGTGCAGGGCACGGCCGGGTTCTCCGTGCTCGGCGAGGCCGCCGTGGCCGGCATGGCCGCCGCCGAGCTGGAGCAGCACGCGGCCTGGGTGGACAAGGGCGACGCGGCGGCCCGCGCCCCGCGCGCGGCGGGCCTGCTCGACCCGGAGGCCGACACGGAGGCCATCGCGGCGCTCGCCGCGGCCGTCGCCGCCGTCGGCCGGGTTCCCGAGCGCCGCAGGCCCGAACCGGTCGCCGAGGCGCCCCGCCGCGCGCCCGCGCTCGCGCTGCTCGACCTCGCCATGCCCCGTGACATCGACGCGGCCGTGCACCGCCTGCTCGGCGTGCGCCTGGTCGACATCGAGTCGCTGGCCGAGGCGTCCGCGGACGCGCCGATGGCCGCCGACGTGGACCAGGTGCGGCGGATCGTCTCCGACGAGGTGGCCGCGTTCAGCGCCGCCCAGCGGGCCGCCCACATCACGCCCACCGTCGTGGCGCTGCGGACGATGGCCGCCGACCTCGTCGCGAGCGAGATCGCGCGGCTCGACGGACGGCTGCCGGACCTCGACGACAAGCAGCGGGGCGAGATCACGCAGACCGTACGGCGTGTCGTCGACAAGCTGCTGCACGCGCCGACCGTACGGGTCAAGCAACTGGCCGCCGAGCCCGGTGGCGCCGGGTACGCGGACGCGCTGCGAACCCTGTTCGACCTGGACCCGGAGACGGTCGCCTCCGTCTCGCGGGCCGAGAACAACACCGAGAACGCCAAGAACCGAGGGCGAGCATGA
- the hemC gene encoding hydroxymethylbilane synthase has protein sequence MRLGTRRSKLAMAQSALVADAVSKVTGRPVELVEITTYGDVSREDLAQIGGTGVFVAALREALLRGEVDFAVHSLKDLPTEQPDGLVLAAVPVREDARDVLVARDGLTFPELPEGARVGTGSPRRMAQLNAYARNHGMTIETVAIRGNVDTRIGYVHGGELDAVVLAAAGLSRLGRLGEATDFLPVDTVLPAPGQGALAIECTADDADLVAALGELDDPFTRIAVTAERSLLAALEAGCSAPVGALADLLADGQIVKEMRLRGVVGTTDGSTLVQLSTTGPVPETHDQAMALGRELAAEMLAKGAAGLMGERAH, from the coding sequence CTGAGGCTGGGGACCAGGCGCAGCAAACTCGCCATGGCCCAGTCCGCACTGGTGGCGGACGCAGTGAGCAAGGTGACCGGACGGCCCGTCGAGCTCGTGGAGATCACGACGTACGGCGACGTCTCCCGTGAGGACCTCGCGCAGATCGGCGGCACGGGTGTGTTCGTCGCCGCGCTGCGCGAGGCGCTGCTGCGCGGCGAGGTCGACTTCGCCGTGCACTCGCTCAAGGACCTGCCGACCGAGCAGCCCGACGGGCTGGTGCTGGCCGCCGTGCCGGTGCGGGAGGACGCGCGCGACGTACTGGTCGCCCGGGACGGTCTCACCTTCCCGGAGCTGCCGGAGGGCGCGCGGGTCGGTACGGGTTCGCCGCGCCGGATGGCCCAGCTGAACGCGTACGCACGCAACCACGGGATGACGATCGAGACGGTCGCGATCCGCGGGAACGTCGACACGCGGATCGGATACGTGCACGGTGGGGAGCTCGACGCCGTCGTGCTCGCCGCCGCCGGCCTCAGCCGCCTCGGGCGGCTGGGAGAAGCGACGGACTTCCTGCCCGTCGACACCGTTTTGCCCGCCCCCGGCCAGGGGGCCCTGGCGATCGAGTGCACCGCGGACGACGCGGATCTCGTCGCCGCGCTCGGAGAGCTCGACGACCCGTTCACCCGGATCGCCGTGACCGCCGAGCGGTCCCTGCTCGCCGCGCTGGAGGCCGGCTGCAGCGCACCTGTGGGTGCGCTCGCCGACCTGCTCGCGGACGGGCAGATTGTCAAGGAAATGCGCCTGCGCGGCGTCGTCGGTACGACCGACGGCTCGACGCTGGTGCAGTTGTCCACCACCGGTCCCGTGCCCGAGACGCACGACCAAGCGATGGCGCTCGGCCGTGAACTCGCCGCCGAGATGCTTGCGAAGGGCGCGGCCGGTCTGATGGGGGAGCGAGCACATTGA
- a CDS encoding DUF4232 domain-containing protein yields the protein MSARTVRTRLLAASTVALAALALTACDNGKGVRDEGPSAASRSSAQQGGSTTAKPAGDSGTSTGGSATSPTKGSAEGSANGSSGRAGNGKATGGGTGAGGTRNAACNGANTRTTATEVSRPLDHLLLTVTNTGSKNCDLTGYPIARFGEAQSVPPVAEETHPQAVVTLAPGESGYAGVLLSAGDGSGGDGYTAKTLVVGFAKGATSSPALPAKGVYVDAKLTVTYWQQSLDDALSY from the coding sequence ATGTCCGCACGCACCGTCCGCACCCGTCTGCTCGCCGCCTCGACGGTCGCGCTCGCCGCGCTCGCCCTCACGGCGTGCGACAACGGAAAGGGCGTACGGGACGAGGGCCCGTCCGCCGCGTCGCGGTCCTCGGCCCAGCAGGGCGGGTCGACGACGGCGAAGCCCGCGGGCGACAGCGGCACCTCGACGGGAGGTTCGGCCACCTCCCCGACGAAGGGCTCCGCGGAGGGCTCCGCGAACGGTTCCTCCGGGAGGGCGGGCAACGGCAAGGCCACGGGAGGCGGCACCGGCGCGGGCGGCACCCGGAACGCCGCCTGCAACGGCGCCAACACCAGGACCACCGCGACCGAGGTCTCCCGCCCCCTCGACCACCTGCTCCTCACCGTCACCAACACCGGCTCGAAGAACTGCGACCTGACCGGCTACCCGATCGCCCGCTTCGGCGAGGCCCAGTCGGTCCCTCCGGTCGCCGAGGAGACCCACCCGCAGGCGGTCGTCACCCTCGCCCCGGGCGAGTCCGGCTACGCGGGCGTCCTCCTGTCGGCCGGCGACGGCAGCGGCGGCGACGGCTACACGGCGAAGACCCTGGTGGTCGGCTTCGCCAAGGGCGCCACGTCGTCCCCGGCCCTGCCCGCGAAGGGCGTGTACGTCGATGCCAAGCTGACGGTGACGTACTGGCAGCAGAGCCTGGACGACGCGCTGTCCTACTGA
- the hemB gene encoding porphobilinogen synthase yields MTKYGSFPGTRPRRLRTTPVMRRMVAETRLHPADFILPAFVREGVSEPVPIASMPGVVQHTRDSLKKAALEAVEAGISGIMLFGVPEDSKKDAVGTPGTDPDGILQVALRDVRAEVGDELLVMSDLCLDETTDHGHCGVLDAEGRVDNDATLERYAEMAQVQADAGAHVVGPSGMMDGQIGVVRDALDQIGREDVAVLAYTAKYSSAFYGPFREAVGSSLRGDRKTYQQDPANLRESMRELALDLEEGADMVMVKPAGPYLDVLARVADAVDVPVAAYQISGEYSMIEAAAEKGWIDRDKAILETLTGIKRAGARNILTYWATEAARTLR; encoded by the coding sequence ATGACGAAGTACGGATCGTTCCCCGGTACGCGGCCGCGGCGGCTGCGTACGACGCCTGTGATGCGGCGCATGGTCGCCGAGACCCGGCTGCACCCCGCCGACTTCATCCTCCCCGCGTTCGTGCGGGAGGGCGTGAGCGAGCCGGTGCCGATCGCGTCGATGCCCGGTGTCGTGCAGCACACCCGGGACAGCCTGAAGAAGGCCGCCCTGGAGGCGGTGGAGGCCGGGATCTCGGGGATCATGCTCTTCGGGGTGCCGGAGGACTCGAAGAAGGACGCCGTGGGGACGCCCGGCACCGACCCGGACGGGATCCTGCAGGTCGCCCTCCGCGACGTGCGCGCCGAGGTCGGGGACGAGCTCCTCGTCATGTCCGACCTGTGTCTCGACGAGACCACCGACCACGGGCACTGCGGAGTCCTCGACGCGGAAGGGCGCGTGGACAACGACGCGACCCTGGAGCGCTACGCCGAGATGGCCCAGGTCCAGGCCGACGCCGGGGCCCATGTGGTGGGCCCCAGCGGGATGATGGACGGGCAGATCGGTGTCGTCCGCGACGCCCTGGACCAGATCGGCCGGGAGGACGTCGCCGTCCTCGCCTACACCGCCAAGTACTCCTCGGCCTTCTACGGGCCCTTCCGGGAGGCCGTCGGCTCCTCGCTCAGGGGCGACCGGAAGACGTACCAGCAGGATCCCGCGAACCTCCGGGAGTCCATGCGGGAGCTCGCACTCGACCTGGAGGAGGGTGCCGACATGGTGATGGTGAAGCCGGCCGGACCCTACCTGGACGTCCTCGCGCGGGTCGCCGACGCGGTGGACGTGCCCGTGGCCGCGTACCAGATCTCCGGCGAGTACTCGATGATCGAGGCGGCGGCGGAGAAGGGCTGGATCGACCGGGACAAGGCCATCCTGGAGACGCTGACCGGCATCAAGCGGGCCGGGGCGCGGAACATCCTCACGTACTGGGCGACCGAGGCCGCCCGGACGCTGCGCTAG
- a CDS encoding HAD family phosphatase, with product MAALGWLTPRRRSATARSVLAGEASAEAARKSSQELEELAHDAEPDVPDREPDFPVLGDDKAAAFFDLDNTVMQGAALFHFGRGLYKRKFFETRDLARFAWQQAWFRLAGVEDPEHMQDARDSALSIVKGHRVAELMSIGEEIYDEYMAERIWPGTRALAQAHLDAGQKVWLVTAAPVEIATVIARRLGLTGALGTVAESVDGVYTGKLVGEPLHGPAKAEAVRALATAEGLDLTRCAAYSDSHNDIPMLSLVGHPYAINPDAKLRKHARAFEWRLRDYRTARKAAKVGIPAAAGVGAVAGGTAAAIALHRRRR from the coding sequence ATGGCCGCTCTCGGATGGCTCACTCCCCGTAGGCGCTCCGCCACCGCGCGGAGCGTGTTGGCAGGCGAGGCCTCGGCGGAGGCAGCGCGTAAGTCCTCGCAGGAACTGGAGGAACTGGCCCACGACGCCGAGCCGGACGTCCCCGACCGCGAACCGGACTTCCCGGTGCTCGGTGACGACAAGGCCGCCGCCTTCTTCGACCTGGACAACACCGTCATGCAGGGCGCCGCGCTCTTCCACTTCGGGCGGGGCCTGTACAAGCGGAAGTTCTTCGAGACCCGCGATCTCGCCCGGTTCGCGTGGCAGCAGGCATGGTTCAGGCTGGCCGGGGTCGAGGACCCCGAGCACATGCAGGACGCCCGCGACTCGGCACTGTCGATCGTCAAGGGCCACCGGGTCGCCGAGCTGATGTCCATCGGCGAGGAGATCTACGACGAGTACATGGCCGAGCGCATCTGGCCCGGCACGCGCGCCCTCGCCCAGGCGCACCTGGACGCGGGCCAGAAGGTGTGGCTGGTGACGGCCGCCCCGGTCGAGATCGCGACGGTGATCGCCCGCCGCCTGGGGCTTACCGGTGCGCTGGGCACGGTCGCGGAGTCGGTGGACGGCGTCTACACCGGCAAGCTGGTGGGCGAGCCCCTGCACGGCCCGGCGAAGGCGGAGGCGGTCCGCGCGCTGGCCACGGCGGAGGGCCTGGACCTCACCCGGTGCGCGGCCTACAGCGACTCGCACAACGACATCCCCATGCTGTCCCTGGTCGGTCATCCCTACGCGATCAACCCGGACGCCAAGCTGCGCAAGCACGCGCGCGCCTTCGAGTGGCGGCTGCGCGACTACCGCACGGCGCGCAAGGCCGCGAAGGTCGGTATCCCGGCCGCGGCCGGCGTGGGCGCGGTGGCCGGCGGCACGGCCGCGGCCATCGCCCTCCACCGCCGCCGCCGCTAA
- a CDS encoding ECF subfamily RNA polymerase sigma factor, BldN family — protein sequence MYSHVGVDASGLATLRATVLDRLRGFVPTAYAVPAFAYPAPVGPCYALADGSAAVGRRGRSGSAATPTARRPAADSDSARMMDLVERAQAGEADAFGRLYDQYSDTVYRYIYYRVGGKATAEDLTSETFLRALRRIGTFTWQGRDFGAWLVTIARNLVADHFKSSRFRLEVTTGEMLDANEVERSPEDSVLESLSNAALLDAVRRLNPQQQECVTLRFLQGLSVAETARVMGKNEGAIKTLQYRAVRTLARLLPDDAR from the coding sequence GTGTACTCACACGTCGGGGTTGACGCCTCGGGCCTGGCTACGCTGCGCGCAACGGTCCTCGACCGCTTGCGCGGCTTCGTCCCCACCGCGTACGCCGTCCCCGCCTTCGCCTACCCCGCGCCCGTCGGCCCGTGCTACGCACTGGCCGACGGCAGCGCGGCGGTCGGCAGGCGGGGCCGCTCCGGCTCGGCCGCCACGCCCACCGCACGCCGCCCGGCCGCAGACAGCGACAGCGCCCGGATGATGGACCTCGTCGAGCGCGCCCAGGCCGGCGAGGCCGACGCCTTCGGGCGGCTCTACGACCAGTACAGCGACACCGTGTACCGCTACATCTACTACCGCGTCGGCGGAAAGGCGACCGCGGAAGACCTCACCAGCGAGACGTTCCTGCGCGCCCTGCGCCGCATCGGCACCTTCACCTGGCAGGGCCGTGACTTCGGCGCCTGGCTGGTGACCATCGCCCGCAACCTGGTCGCCGACCACTTCAAGTCGAGCCGCTTCCGCCTGGAAGTGACGACGGGCGAGATGCTCGACGCGAACGAGGTCGAACGCAGCCCTGAGGACTCCGTCCTGGAGTCACTGTCGAACGCGGCACTGCTCGACGCCGTACGACGCCTCAATCCCCAGCAGCAGGAGTGCGTCACCCTGCGCTTCCTGCAGGGGCTCTCGGTCGCCGAGACCGCCCGGGTGATGGGCAAGAACGAGGGCGCCATCAAGACACTCCAGTACCGAGCTGTCCGCACCCTCGCCCGGCTCCTGCCGGACGACGCCCGCTGA
- a CDS encoding DUF5667 domain-containing protein, which translates to MIANVSAHRRANAFAQALDEQSDQGTAAEQPDGSAPSPAATEQTEQGLLLALATGLGELPKPELDPEVKIVQRAQLVAAMEAMLLEGTAAGGEGPDRSVPEQRSHRARGAHRASGLGKLRPRSRLSKGLAAGGLTVGVAAGAFGGVAAASSDALPGDSLYGLKRGMEDIKLGLAHGDSDRGELYLDQASTRLSEARRLMERDRRGSLDHESLGEVRRALNGMQHDAAEGHRLLHEAYERDGSLGPIQALSAFAQSHRQAWGALRDRLPVQLGDVSQQVSSVFAAIDQEVDPLLPKPAVPEGTGRHRGASSDAPGSSGTDRPAPSASSGSTTGSHSSSKPKPSASGSTGEGLLGGNTGGLLDPPKDTTSSSPSAGRSSPAGGAPDVTLPPLLPGLLPGLGIDSEDNR; encoded by the coding sequence GTGATCGCGAACGTATCGGCACACCGGCGGGCGAACGCCTTCGCCCAGGCCCTGGACGAGCAGTCCGACCAGGGCACGGCGGCCGAGCAGCCCGATGGATCGGCACCGTCCCCGGCTGCTACGGAACAGACCGAGCAGGGCCTGCTGTTGGCCCTCGCCACCGGTCTCGGCGAGCTGCCCAAACCGGAGCTGGACCCCGAGGTCAAAATCGTGCAGCGAGCCCAGCTCGTCGCCGCGATGGAGGCCATGCTGCTGGAAGGCACCGCCGCGGGGGGCGAAGGCCCGGACCGTTCCGTGCCCGAGCAGCGCTCGCACCGGGCACGAGGCGCGCACCGGGCGAGCGGGCTGGGGAAGCTACGACCGCGTTCGCGCCTGTCCAAGGGCCTCGCCGCGGGCGGGCTCACCGTCGGCGTGGCCGCCGGAGCGTTCGGCGGTGTGGCCGCCGCCAGCTCCGACGCACTGCCCGGAGACTCGCTCTACGGGCTCAAACGAGGCATGGAGGACATCAAGCTGGGCCTGGCCCACGGCGACAGCGACCGGGGCGAGCTCTACCTCGACCAGGCCTCGACCCGGCTGAGCGAGGCGCGCCGCCTGATGGAGCGCGACCGCCGGGGCAGCCTCGACCACGAGTCCCTGGGCGAGGTCAGGCGCGCCCTGAACGGCATGCAGCACGACGCGGCGGAAGGCCACCGCCTCCTGCACGAGGCATACGAACGGGACGGCTCGCTCGGCCCGATCCAGGCCCTCTCCGCCTTCGCCCAGTCCCACCGCCAGGCCTGGGGCGCGCTGCGCGACCGACTGCCCGTCCAGCTCGGCGACGTCAGTCAGCAGGTCTCGTCGGTGTTCGCCGCCATAGACCAGGAGGTCGACCCGCTGCTCCCGAAGCCCGCCGTGCCGGAAGGCACGGGCCGACACCGCGGCGCCAGTTCGGACGCCCCCGGCTCGTCCGGCACGGACCGCCCGGCACCCAGTGCCAGCAGCGGCTCCACCACCGGCAGCCACAGCAGCAGCAAGCCGAAGCCGTCCGCCTCGGGCAGCACCGGCGAAGGCCTGCTCGGCGGCAACACGGGCGGCCTGCTCGACCCGCCCAAGGACACCACCAGCTCGTCCCCGTCGGCCGGCAGGTCCAGCCCGGCCGGCGGAGCCCCCGACGTCACCCTGCCCCCGCTGCTCCCCGGTCTCCTTCCGGGCCTGGGCATCGACAGCGAGGACAACAGGTAG
- a CDS encoding glutaredoxin family protein produces the protein MAGMSPMFGRGERRTEKAERVEKTGKAGTRAPGERLVTLIRKPGCHLCDDAQQVVEKVCGDLGVPWEGKDITQDEELHRAYWEQIPVVLVDGAQHTFWRVDEGRLRKALAA, from the coding sequence ATGGCCGGTATGAGTCCCATGTTCGGGCGCGGTGAGCGCCGTACGGAGAAGGCGGAGCGGGTGGAGAAGACCGGGAAAGCGGGGACGAGGGCGCCGGGTGAGCGGCTGGTCACCCTGATCAGGAAGCCCGGCTGTCATCTGTGTGATGACGCACAGCAAGTGGTGGAGAAGGTGTGTGGAGACCTCGGCGTGCCGTGGGAGGGGAAGGACATCACGCAGGACGAGGAACTGCACCGCGCGTACTGGGAGCAGATCCCCGTTGTGCTGGTGGACGGCGCCCAGCACACGTTCTGGCGCGTGGACGAGGGGCGGCTGCGCAAGGCCCTGGCCGCGTAG